AAACAACAGCAATTGCGGCATTCAATGGTTTATCTCCATTAACCACCAAAGGTGACATCATCGTAAATGACGGTACGAATGATATTCGCTTGCCTGTGGGAACTAACGGTCAGGTGTTATCAGCGAACTCGGCGCAAGCTTCGGGTTTACAATGGGTGACTCCGACGGCTGGAACGGTCACAAGTGTAACTGGCACGGCACCAATTTCAGTGGCGACGGGAACTTCGACTCCAGTAATTTCAATTGCGAACGGAACAGCGACGGGCCAAACTCTTCGTTGGGGTGGCGCTGCGTGGAGTGCAACAAAATTAACCTACACAGATCTAATCAATGCAACCTCCGCTAGTCCATGGCCTGCATCGTCTTGTACGTCGGGCCAAGCAATTACTTGGAGTTCAGCATCTGATTCATTTACTTGTTCGACAATTGCAATTACAGGATCGAACTTTTCTACACAGACTGCGAATTCAGTTTTCGCGGGTCCAACAACAGGTGCAGCAGCAGCGCCAAGTTTCAGAGCTTTAGTTGCTGCAGATCTTCCAGTGACTGGTACAGGTGGTGCTATCGTTAATGGCGGTAACACACTTGCTGCTGCGGCGACGGTTGGTACGAATGATGCGCAAAACTTAGTTCTTGAAACGAATAATAGTGCCCGTGTGACGATTCTTTCAACCGGCGAAGTCGGTATTGGTCAAACACCCGTAGCAAATTTCCAAGTGAACGGTGCGGCTATAATCGGTTCTGGTAACGGTACTTTTACTAACTGGAGCAACTTTATCTTTGGTTCTAGCAACACGATTACGAATACATCTGGTGGCAGTACCGGTTCAATGAATATCATCGGATCTGGCAATGACGCTACAACCAATCTAGCTTCATTCAGCTACTCCTTGGATATCTTTGGGCGCGACAATACTGTTACAAATGCTGGTAACGCTTTTGTGGCCGGTAGAAGCAATACTGTTACTGGCACGAACTCTGTGACAATCGGTAATTCCATCACGAACTCAGTAGCAAGCTCATTGCAAATTGGTATAAGTAATACTTCAAAGATGACTTTCCTAACTACGGGTTACGTCGGTATCAACACAACGGCGCCAAGTGAAGCTTTAGAAGTCAACGGAAACGTGAAAGCCACTGCCTACTTATATACTTCAGATGCAAGACTTAAAAAAGAAATCATCACTTTGCCAGACGCTTTAGAAAAAGTCTTAAAACTTCGCGGTGTAAACTTCGTTTGGAAAAATACCAATGAAAAAACTGTTGGTTTCATCGCTCAAGAAGTGGAAGCGGTTTACCCAGAGCTAGTAAAAACAGACGCTAAGTCTGGATACAAAGCCGTTCAGTACGGAAACATCACAGCGATTCTTATTGAAGCTTTAAAAGAAGAACACGCGCAAAGAATTCAAGCTCAAGATCAATTGCAACGCGGAATCGCTTCCGTTAGCGAGCAGTCTGAGGCACGATATAAAAAACTCGAGAAAGAGAACCAAGATCTGAAGGCTCGTCTAGAAAGACTAGAACAAGTTCTTCTGAATGGAAGATAAGTCGTGCGCTCGCTTACAAAAATCATCTTATTATTAACTATCAGTCTTACGGTGATGGGTATCAACACCGTAAGCACTGGATTCAAAGTCGACCATGGCACGACTAGAGCCATCTACGCCCACAACGTCTGTAAGAAGGTCGTTAATGCCCATGCGACCAGAGATTATTTTGTTCCCACTAAAACAGCGGCTGAGTGGACCGCGTTCAGGGGAGCAACTATCACAGGCGTTACTTTACAAAAATGCAGCTCCTGCTTAGATATTTTAAATAATAATGGATCCACCGGTGATGGCGTTTATTACGTTGATCCGACCGGCAGTTCTCCGTTCCCGGTTTATTGTGACATGACCACTGATGGTGGGGGATGGACAAGGGTTTTTAAACACAATATTGCTGGTGGTTATTTTGTGGATTCAGCGGATGCCGCCGTTAAAAACCCCACAGATCCGACCGCAAATCATCACTCTATTTTAAATCAGATCGATAACTTTAGAACTCCGACGAATCGTTATCATTTCCGTTTAACTTGGCCAGGCCAAACATTAAAAAATTTGTGGTGGCAAACATCGGATCCACGCGCGGATGTGGACGTTGCAGGATATACTACGGAATTCGTGCAAGGACATACTAATGCCTGGGGTGGGTTAGAGCTTTCACAAGGAACCCACGGGCCTGCATCAACTTCTGCCCACATTGACGGTTCTGTAAACCACGGGAATTGGTACTATGCGATTGGTTCATTCGCCGCGTGGGGAACAGCACCTGACGTAGGTCTTCCTGCCTCCGATGTACTAGGAAGTGGTAAAGGTGTGCCCGAAGTAAATCTATGGATGCGTGAAACTGACACTCATACAGTTTATAATTCTTGTAAAGCGATCTTAAATGCCGGTGCTTCAAAAGGTGATGGCCTTTATACGATTGATCCTGATGGTGCGGGGGCGGGCGCAGCTTTTGAAGCATATTGTGATATGACGACAAGTGGTGGTGGATGGACACTTGTAGCGTATTCAAACGGATCAACTACTGGTACAACTCCGAATGATTTCTTTGTAAATACTTATTCCCAAGCCACCATCGGTCGCCATTTATCGGGTACGGCCCAAGCTTCAATCAATCCAGAGTCTTTTTCTATAACGGTGAACACCACAGACGCTATGTTTATTTCACCATCCTATAATGGTGGCGCAGCTTACATCGATCTTGCCGGCGGTAACTGGAATTATAATAACACCAAGTGTACCGGGGTCCTTCGTCACACCAGTCGAACCGCAGGTTGTGCTGGCCAAAATGCTAATGACGGTTATAATGGTGCGGATGCATTCAACATCGCTGTGGAAGCGGGAATGGAAGGGATCGTTCCATCCTATAAGGCTACGGAAGTTTGCTACAGCGGTAAAGGTAACGCGTGTTCGTTCAAATTCTATTTAAGATAAAAAGTCTTTATTTTGCCGTTCGTTATGCTTAGCTAAATTAGCGTTTTCAATGGCAAGACCAATGTATTCAGTTAAATCTAAAGCGATGATAAGATCTGATTTCTGATAAAGATGATCAGGCCTGTGGGATGCAAAGATCACCGAGCCAATACTGCTGCCATGAATCTTAATTGGCAGCACCATTAAAGACTCAACCCCTAATTGTTTCAATTGAACTTTGTCTAATTTGATTGTCGACTCGTCCAAGTATTCCGGGGTGATTTTTGTTACAAGTTGGGGGGCTGACAATTGTTCTGGATCTGCAGTGATCGTTCTAAATAAGGCCGTCTTTTCTGGGAAGACGTGGGACTCGGCAACTCGGATTAAATTTCCTTCTTCAAAAATATCAATAGCACAAAAATCCGCCATGAAGGGGGTGGCAAGGTCGGCAACTGTTTTTAACATTTTTTTATAATCAAGCGACGAACACAGCTGATTGGCAGAATCGCTTAAAAAAGTTAAGCGCTTAGCGCCGGCTTCTGCTTCGCGCGTGCGGGATTCTAAATCCGATGCCATATCATCAAACGTGTGCGCCAAAGTTTCTAATTCGCCAAAGCCACTTTTTAATCCAGTGCGTGCCGTAAGGTCGCCCGCTTTTAAGCGTTTGGCTGCTTTTTGAATTTTTTTAATTTGATAAAGAAACAAAAAACCTGCGACCCAAGCAAAAAGAATTTCTATGAAGGTGACAAAGGCTTCTCGCGACATGCTTTTATTCAGCATCTCTTCAACTTGGGAATAAAACACAAAATTCGGAACACCCACGGTCAAATATATATTGCCAGCTTCAGGGGCTGTGCGCAGTTTTCTAAAAACAAACATGCGGTCTAGGCTATCGATCTTAGAACTTTCAATCACTGTCTCATCGCTGTTAGAACGGATGGCTTTAAGAATATTCTGATCCGCTATCACTTTACCGATGCGCAGATCTGAATCAGGAAAGCGAGCCAGGATGAAACCTTTATGGTCTAAAATCATCATCGTCGCCTGCGTAGGTAAAACTGCTGTATTGGCTAATTGTCCCAGCCAAGATAAATCCAAGGCCACATAGATAACGTATTTAACATTTTTATTTTCATCTAAAACTACATTGCTAAAATTCAAAGAGGGTTTTTTGGTGATACGGCCGATTTGAAATTCACCGATGGCAAAAGATTTTTTTTCAAGAGCTTTTGTGAAATACAAGCGATCAGCCAAGTTCGTTTTAGGGGGAACTTGCAAAGCGCTGCATAGGACATTTCCCTTTAAATCGATCACACCTAAATTGCCATAAAGGGGATGTTGCTTTTGGATCTTTTTTAAAAACGGAGTGCATACGTTAGGTTTGCCGCTTTGAATTTCTGGAACTTCGACAAGGACAGATAATAATTGCTGAACATTGGCGACAAGCCGTTCGTGATCATGGGCAGCAAGTTGGACCAAGCGAATCGCTTCTTTGTGCGCGTATTCTGAAGCTTCATTACGGGTGATTCTTGCGGTATACCAAAATTCGCCAAGGGTGGGCAGAACTTCAAAGATCATCACCAGCAGAACGCTCAGTGAAAGACTTTTAAGCGCCAGGGATCTAAAATTTTTCCAGCGTTGGGACTTTTTGGTGTTTTCCATTCTTGCCAGAAGTTCCTCTGGCTTTAATTTTCAGGGACTCTAAGACGGCTGGCAATGGCAGAATCACGCCTTGTCGATAGACACCGGGCCTATGGTTTTCGTTTCGCTTTTATTCGTTCTTTAGGTTTTATGAATAGATGAAGAATATAGAAAACTGTCAAAGTTAATCCCAAAGGAAAGTGAACTATTTTAGTTTTAAAAAAATTCTTCATCACCGATATACAAAATCCCTAGGCCCTTAAGGCCCACTATCGCTGGAACCCGTTTATGAGATTTGCCATAAACACACAATCCCAACCCATCGAAGACTCGTAAGCTTTATCCTCAATTTCTCTTTCCCAACTCCACTGATGCTGGCGGGTGGGGGCGGCGGAACCAAAGGCAGGACAGTATTTATCTAGTAATTCAAAAACTCTTTTTTCTTTACCGAAGGCTAAAAATCTAAAAAATGGATTTTCAGGTTCTCTGGCGCTTAGGACCTTCGCAGCAAGATCGATATTCACGTTTTTAGTTTTCTGATGAAGGTGGTTCAAAACTGCCACGGCGACCAGGTGTAAACGGAAGCCTCGTTCGTTAGTTAGGGACTGAATCAGAAGCCAAGATGGTTCATAGCCATAATCCGGAAAGTGATCCGTATTTACTCCTAACTGATTGCCAAGCCTTTTTAACCAATACCAATCATCGCCCATAAGCTGACAAGTGCCGTTGGTGTCTTTAAAGCAGCTACGGTG
This is a stretch of genomic DNA from Bdellovibrio reynosensis. It encodes these proteins:
- a CDS encoding fibrinogen-like YCDxxxxGGGW domain-containing protein, whose protein sequence is MRSLTKIILLLTISLTVMGINTVSTGFKVDHGTTRAIYAHNVCKKVVNAHATRDYFVPTKTAAEWTAFRGATITGVTLQKCSSCLDILNNNGSTGDGVYYVDPTGSSPFPVYCDMTTDGGGWTRVFKHNIAGGYFVDSADAAVKNPTDPTANHHSILNQIDNFRTPTNRYHFRLTWPGQTLKNLWWQTSDPRADVDVAGYTTEFVQGHTNAWGGLELSQGTHGPASTSAHIDGSVNHGNWYYAIGSFAAWGTAPDVGLPASDVLGSGKGVPEVNLWMRETDTHTVYNSCKAILNAGASKGDGLYTIDPDGAGAGAAFEAYCDMTTSGGGWTLVAYSNGSTTGTTPNDFFVNTYSQATIGRHLSGTAQASINPESFSITVNTTDAMFISPSYNGGAAYIDLAGGNWNYNNTKCTGVLRHTSRTAGCAGQNANDGYNGADAFNIAVEAGMEGIVPSYKATEVCYSGKGNACSFKFYLR
- a CDS encoding HAMP domain-containing protein, translating into MENTKKSQRWKNFRSLALKSLSLSVLLVMIFEVLPTLGEFWYTARITRNEASEYAHKEAIRLVQLAAHDHERLVANVQQLLSVLVEVPEIQSGKPNVCTPFLKKIQKQHPLYGNLGVIDLKGNVLCSALQVPPKTNLADRLYFTKALEKKSFAIGEFQIGRITKKPSLNFSNVVLDENKNVKYVIYVALDLSWLGQLANTAVLPTQATMMILDHKGFILARFPDSDLRIGKVIADQNILKAIRSNSDETVIESSKIDSLDRMFVFRKLRTAPEAGNIYLTVGVPNFVFYSQVEEMLNKSMSREAFVTFIEILFAWVAGFLFLYQIKKIQKAAKRLKAGDLTARTGLKSGFGELETLAHTFDDMASDLESRTREAEAGAKRLTFLSDSANQLCSSLDYKKMLKTVADLATPFMADFCAIDIFEEGNLIRVAESHVFPEKTALFRTITADPEQLSAPQLVTKITPEYLDESTIKLDKVQLKQLGVESLMVLPIKIHGSSIGSVIFASHRPDHLYQKSDLIIALDLTEYIGLAIENANLAKHNERQNKDFLS